The DNA region GGTTGATGTATTAATAACCGGTGCAGGCATGGTGCCAACAGCCTTTGGCCTGGCCCGGCAATTAAGCAATCATACGTACGATCTTGTTTTAAATCTCGGCATAGCAGGCAGTTTCGACCGTAATTTCCATTTAGGCGATGTGCTGGAAATAACCGAAGATACCTTTGCCGAACTTGGCGCCCAGGATGATGAAGCTTTTATCCCGATAGATACCCTTGGCTTTGGCGAAAGCGTTTTTTTGCCCACAACATCGCTTGAGCAGGTTTATCCCAACTTTTTCCTAAAAAAGGCAAAGGCTATAACCGTTAATACGGTGCACGGCCACGAGACATCCATCCAAAAAGTACAGCAACGGCTAAGCCCGCAACTGGAAAGCATGGAGGGCGCGGCCTTTTTTTACGCCTGCCGGCAGATGAACATACCGGGCCTACAGATCAGGGCAGTGTCAAATTACGTAGAAAAACGCAACCGAGAGGCCTGGAATATCGGGCTGGCCATTAAAAATCTGAATACATTTGCCATCGACCTGGTGAACCAGATCATTAACAATTAATCTGCTACCCGTATGAAACTAACCCTCGGATTTTCGCCCTGTCCTAACGATACTTTTATTTTTGATGCGCTAATCCACCATAAAATTGACACCGAAGGCCTGGAGTTTGAAGTATTTTATGATGATGTAGAAACACTTAACCAAAAAGCTTTTCGTGGCGAACTGGATATTACCAAACTGAGCTATCACGCGTTTGCTTACGTAACAGATAAGTATGTACTGCTTGACTCGGGCAGCGCGCTGGGCTTTGGGGTAGGACCATTGTTGATTTCGGATCAGGAAATTTCGATTTCGGATTTGGAAAAAGGAGAAATCCGAAATCGAAATTTCGAAATCAAAAATCCTTTGATCGGTATCCCGGGTAAATATACTACAGCCAACTTTTTATTAGGCCTTGCCTTTCCCGAAGCTGCCAACAAACAGGTACTGGTATTTTCGGATATTGAAGATGCCGTGCTTGATGGCCGGATTGATATCGGCCTTATCATTCATGAAAACCGCTTTACCTACCAGGATAAAGGCCTCAAAAAGATCATCGACCTTGGCGATTACTGGGAAAAACGCACAGGCTGTGCTATCCCCCTTGGCGGCATTGTAGCTAACCGTAATTTACCGCTGGATATTCAGCATAAAATAAACCGGGTACTGCGTAAATCCGTGGAGTTTGCTTTTGCTAACCCCAAATCAGGCTTAGAGTTTATCCGCCAACATGCCCAGGAAATGAGCGAAGAAGTGATGTACAAGCACATTGAACTTTATGTAAATCAATACTCAATTGAGCTGGGGGAAGAAGGGCGTAAAGCTATTAACCTGATGTTTGATACCGCATTGGAGAAGGGCATTATACCGGAGGTGAAGGATGGGATATATTTGACTGATTGATTAGGTACAGCAGTAAAGTATGAAGCTATAATGATAAATATTCTACTTGTTTTAATTATATTTGTGTAGCAGGGAGGATTAAATGAAGACAACAAAAATTAAAATAGAGGAACTCAAAACTCCATACATGCCACCAATACCTAAATCATATTCGGTAGAAGAGATTCTGGCCGCTGGCGGTGCTACAGCCTTCGCAAATAAAATGGGTAAAAATCCCGAGAATATCGAAACCGTTCTTGAGGCTTTGCCCGATGATGGCTTTTTAACTGATGAAGATGTCAAAGCCGCACTTGAAATTTTGAGAGAGAAAAGATGAATTTATTGTTTGATACCAACATTTTCATTTTTATATCAAGATATCCCAAACTGAAACTTTTAAGTACAGTCATCAACCCCAATAACCGAAAATTGTATGTTTCTGTTGTTACTATTGCCGAATTACGATCTATTGCACTTCAAAACAATTGGGCAAAAGAAAAATGAGACTTTATTCAACCAATAATAGATGAAAGCTATCAGGTAGAGGCCTCACAAACGCTTGTTAATTCTTATTCACAAATTGACGCCTACTCATAACGTCGCAACCTCATTTCAAGATTATCAATTTGCTACCCCTCGCAATATGGCAAAAATGATTTGTGGATAGCGGCAACCGCCGCACTGCTTGGGTTAACATTAGTAACCACCGATAAAGATTTTGACCATCTTCACCAAATTTTTATGGAGGTAAAACATATTTCACCCCAAACACTTATGCCAAAATAAAAAGGGACGCACCAAAATGTATCCCTGTTTTGTTCATGTTGATTTCAATCAGCTCTCAATACAACAAAGCGTCATACGGATACCTTTCGGTGTGTATAGCCTTCACTTCCTTATAAAGCAAGGCCCTGAACTCCTCCACATTTTCCTTTTTCGTTGCCGAGATAAATATGGCCGGCGCGTTATTCTTGGCCATCCAGCTTTGTTTAAAGTCTTCCAGGGTCAATGGCTCTTCCTGCTGCGGCACATGGTGGTCTTCGGGTTTAAAGGCATCTATTTTGTTAAATACCGTAATGATGCGTTTATCGATAGCACCGATATCTTTCAGGGTTTCGTTAACCGTACGGATCTGATCTTCAAAATTAGGGTGCGAAATATCTACTACATGGATCAGGATATCCGCCTCGCGGGTTTCATCAAGCGTTGATTTAAAGCATTCAACCAAATGGTGGGGCAGCTTACGGATAAAACCTACCGTGTCCGACATCAGGAAGGGCAGGTTCTCGATCACAACTTTCCTCACCGTAGTATCCAGTGTGGCAAACAGCTTATTCTCCGCAAACACTTCCGATTTGGCTATCATGTTCATGATAGTCGATTTACCTACGTTGGTATAACCAACCAGGGCGGTACGCACCAGTTGATGGCGGTTTTTGCGCTGGGTTTCGTTCTGCTTATCTATCTGCTTCAGTTTATCCTTTAGTAAGGAGATCTTATTCAGGATCAAACGGCGGTCGGTTTCAATTTGCGACTCACCCGGGCCGCGCATACCAATACCACCCTTCTGGCGTTCCAGGTGGGTCCAGAGGCGGGTAAGGCGGGGCAGCAGGTATTGTAGCTGAGCCAACTCAACCTGGGTTTTAGCTTGTGCTGTTTGTGCACGACTGGCGAAAATATCCAGGATGAGGTTATTCCGATCCAGGATCTTTACCTGTAGTTCGTTCTCAATATTTCGTAATTGTGAAGGCGAAAGCCCATCATCAAAAATAACTATATCAATTTCTTCTTCTTTAACGTAGGCTTTAATATCTTCCAGCTTGCCCGAGCCAACAAAGGTTGCCCTGTCCGGGCGCTGTAGTTTTTGAGTGAAATGGCTCACCGTTAACGCTCCCGCGGTGCTGGCTAAAAACTCCAGCTCTTCCAGGTGTTCCTTCTCAATCTCGTCGGTTTCATTGGGCGTTATTACGCCCACAAGTACAGCTTTTTCCTGCTTCACAGCAGTATCATAAAATTTTTGTTTCATTAATTACAGTATATCAATCCGAATGCCAGTTAAATAAATGTACGTAAATGGGGCTATGAAATAAAATTTTAATGTCAAAATAACATAAGCGGAGGTAAATTTATGACAGGAGGTTTCATTAAAAAAAATTAAATTAAAATGACTAAAAAAATTTGTTTTTAAATATTCCGGTAATTGTTATTTTTGATTCGATTAAACCTCATCACGATGAACAGGCTTTTATTACTGCTTGGAGCAGCCCTATTTGCGTTACCGGTTACCGCTCAAAAAACCGCCCTTCCCACTAAAATTTTACCCTTTGGCAAAATTGAAATCGCCGACCTTGAAATGGCCAAATGCGATTTTGAGCCCGATGCCAATGCCGAAGTCCTTTTTAACAAAGGCGATGTTTATTACGATAGTTCATTTGACATTAGCGGCGAGTATCACAAACGGATCAAGATTTTTAACGATAATGGTAAAGATGAAGCCAACATCCGTATTGAATATTACGGCGGTAACCGGCTGGAATATATTACCGATGTGCAAGCCGAAACCATTAACCTGGTTAACGGAAAGCCCGAAATAACCAAACTGGATAAAAAACTTATCTATACCCAAGCCATTGATAAGGTACGCAGCGCTATTGTTTTTTCAATGCCAAACGTTAAAGCGGGGTCGGTAATTGAATACAAGTATAAATATCATACCGCTTCGATAAGCAATTTTCCGTCGTGGGATTTTCAGCAAAAAATCCCGGTGCGGTACAGCGAGTTGGATACATCTATTCCCGATCTGCTATATTTCCGCACGGTGAACCACGTTTGGATGCCTTATTCAAAAGAAACCCATAAATCAGATGCCCGCACCATGCCCGGTACAAATCCTTTATCATATAATGATGAAAAAGATTTCAGGGTTATGGAAAACATCCCGTCGCTGCATGATGAGCCATACATGCGCTCATATACTGACAATATCATGTCGTTACAGTTTAATCTTACTTCTGTAAAATCAAGCTATGGCTTTTACAAGTCATATTCAGATACCTGGGCTAAAGTGGGCGGTCTTATTGCCGATGATGAAGATTTTGGCGGCCAGTTAAAACGTAAATTAAAAGATGAAGAGCCAATTATCACCAAAGCCAAAACATTTAAAACTGATGATGAAAAAATAGCTTATGTTTTTAACCAGGTAAAAACCCTTATGAAATGGGATGGTGTTGACCGCTGGTATACAAACGATGGTACTTACCGGGCCTGGGAAAAGAAAACGGGCAACTCGGCCGAGGTTAATATTATTTTATACCACCTGCTTAAGCAATCGGGCATTAAGGAAATCTACCCTATGATTGTGAGCACCCGTGAACACGGAAAAGTGAACCGCTTCAACACTTCGCTTTCGCAGTTTAACCGCGCAGTGGTTTACATTCCGGTGGATAGCACAAAAGAGTATATCCTTGATGCTACAAACAAATACAATTTATATAACGAAACACCCGATATGTTACTGAATTCATCGGGTTTGTATATTGATAAGCAGGCCAACACTTATGATATGCTTTATATTACAAAAGAAAGCCCGGCCAGGCAGGTGGTTATGATCAATGCCGACATTAAGGCGGACAGCAAAATGACCGGAACTGCAGATATCAGCAGCTTCAGCTATCACAAAATAAGCAGTGTTGAACGTTATAAAACCGATGGTGAAAAAAAATATATCGACTATATAAAGGCCAACGACAACAACCTTAAAATATCATCATTAAAAATGAGGGATATGGAGTCAGATACCCTGCCACTGGTACAAAATATAGCTTTTGACCTGGAGCTCACCGGTTCCGACGGAACATATATTTATTTTAACCCCAACCTTTTTACACCTATACGTACCAACCCTTTCCTGAGCGAAAAGCGCGCTACTGATATCGACTTTGGGCACCGTAACAGGTATGAGATAAACGGCACCTACAAAATTCCGGCAGGTTACAAAATTGATGCCCTGCCTAAAAGCATTCGCATGGTTATGCCCGATCAAAGCATAAGCCTTAAACGTTTTATTGCCGAACAGGACGGAATGATTGTAGTGCGATATGTTATTTCATACGAAAAGGCTTTTTACGAAAAGGAAAGTTATCCCGAGTTAAGAGAATTTTACAAACAAATGCAGGATATGCTTACCGAGCAAATAGTACTTAAAAAAGCCTGATCGATAACATGTGTACCCAATATTTTAACAGGCTGCTAATGGTTGCAGCTATACTCATTTTAGCGGCCAAAAGTTATAGCCAGGATAAGAACCTTCCGAAAGAATTTTATATAGCATCAACCATTCCCGATTCATTGAAAGAGGAAGCAAATTCGGTTGTGCGGTATTCTTCAGACGAGGTTACAGTAAAAGCAGCTGGTAAAATGACCATAAAGCATCACGCCATCATCACCGTTTTAAATGAAAAAGGTGATGCCGCTGCCCAACTTGGCCTCGGTTATGATAAAAAATTCAGCAGTGTTGATGATGTACAAATGCTGGTTTATAACGCCGGTGGAACGATGATAAAAAAATACCACAAAAGTGATTTTTATGACCACGCTGCTACTGATGGGATCTCTATTGTAACCGACGACAGGGTGCTGGTCATGGAGCATCCCATATCTGCATATCCCACTACTATTGAGGTAATTTTTGAGGAGGACATGAACAGTTACCTCGATTTGGGCGAATGGGAAATTCAACGGCCCGAGCGGGCAGTCCAAAACGCGGAGTATACCGTCCTGGTCAATCCTTCGGTAGGTTTCAGGTACATGAATAAAAATACTGCCATCAAGCCCGAAAAAACACCTGCCGGAGAGTTTGAAAAATACACCTGGCATGTAAAAAATTTAAAAGCTGTAAAGCCCGAAGACGACGCTGAATCATGGCAGGTTATGCCGCGGATCATGTTTGCAGCAAACTCATTCCAGTTTGGTGGTATTCCCGGCGATATCAGCACCTGGCAAAATTTTGGCAAATGGCTGCAGGCCCTCAATGCAGACGTATGCTCGCTTAGTCCGGAGCGGATAGCCGAGGTTAAAAAAATGACGGCCGACTTTAAAACCGACAAAGAGAAAACGAAGTTCTTATACCAATACATGCAGCAAAACATGCGTTATGTAAGTATCCAGCTCGGCATTGGAGGTTTAAAGCCATTCCCGGCTACATTTGTCGACCAGAAAAAGTATGGCGATTGCAAGGCATTATCAAACTACATGTATGCCTTATTAAAGGCAGCTGATATTCCATCGTATTATGCCATAATAAACGCAGGCTCAAACGGAGAGCCAGCTGATCCTGCATTTCCAAGCGATCCCTTTAATCACATTATTTTATGTGTACCTTTTAAAGGTGATACTACCTGGCTTGAGTGTACCAATATGCAAAAGCCATTTGGCAAGCTTGGCCCATTTACCGAAAACAGGTATGCATTGCTGGTTACCGAAGATGGAGGCAAACTGGTTAAAACTCCGCGCAGCAGAGATATTGACAACCAATTTAATAGCGAGGCGCATGTGGTACTTGACGCGGATGGCGGCGCAAAGGCAACACTTAAAATTTTAAGCACAGGCGAATATCGCGATGATTACCTGGGTATAGCCGCCTTAAAAACCGACGAGCAAAAACAGGTACTGATTAAGATGCTGAACATGAAGCAGCCATCACTTTTTGAGTTCAAGCCATCAACAGATAAAGATGGTACAAAAGAACTGGACATTGAGCTGGAGTACGATAAATTTTGCGATGTATCGGCGGGCAACAAGCAATTTTACAAACCCCGTGTTTTTGATCTGTGGAAAACAACCGTACCCATACTTGAAAAACGGAAAAGCGATTTTTTCTTTGAAATCCCCATGCTAAAAACCTGCGTTACCACTATTGATCTGCCTGCCGGCTTTGAAATTGACGCCCTGCCAACCGATCAAAGCCTTAAATTTACTTACGGTACTTATGATGTTAAGTATGTTTATGACGCAACTAAAAACCAGGTGGTAAGCACTACCAAATTCAATTTAAAAAACCACGTGATTCCGGCTGCCAAATACACCGAGATGCAGGTTTATATGGATGCTATAGCCAAAGCCCAAAATAAAAAGCTGGTGATCCGCCGTAAAGCATAAATTTGCGCCTGATGATATTCAGGCTCGACGAACGTTTAATATTTCCAAAGCCCGATCTGGCCGAACCAGACGGGCTTTTGGCTGTTGGCGGTGATCTGAGCACAGACCGTTTGTTGCTGGCCTATCAAAACGGCATTTTTCCATGGTATAGTGATGATACGCCTATCCTATGGTATTCGCCGCACGAGCGGTTTGTTTTATTTCCGGATGAGTTAAAAATATCCAAATCTATGAGGCAGGTATTACGTTCCGGCAAACAGAAGGTTACTGTTGACACCTGCTTTAACGATGTTATAACAGCCTGCTCAACCGCTCCGCGTGAAGGGCAGGACGGCACCTGGATAGTGCCCGATATGATATCCGCTTATAACCGCCTGCATTTGGAAGGCTATGCCCATTCGGTTGAAGTATGGCAGGATGACAAGCTGGTCGGCGGCCTTTACGGTGTACACGTAGGTGATGTTTTTTGTGGTGAGAGTATGTTTAGCCGCGTCAGCAACGCTTCAAAAACAGCGCTCATCTATCTGTGCAATACAGGCCCGTACAAGCTTATCGATTGCCAGGTACACACCGGTCATCTCGAATCGCTTGGAGCAAGGATGATAAGCCGGGAGCAATATATGGATGTATTGCTAAATAATTTAGTTTGATTAGTTACCTTTGAGCCATATGCAGCAGGTGGTAAATTTAAAGGAAAGGATCATTTTAGGTATCGACCCCGGCACAGCCGTTATGGGTTACGGACTGCTAAAGGAAACCGGCCCTAAAATTGAGCTGCTTGCTATGGGGGTAGTAAAAATGCCCGTTACCGACGATCATATGCTTAAGCTGCAGCGCATCTTTGAAAAAACCGTTGCCCTCATTGATAACTACCACCCCGATTGCCTGGCTATTGAAGCTCCTTTTTACGGCAAAAATATACAGGTGATGCTGAAACTCGGTCGCGCGCAGGGAATGGCCATAGCAGCGGCATTATCGCGCAATGTAGACATCACCGAATATGCTCCCCGTAAAATAAAACAATCTATAACCGGTAATGGCAATGCTACCAAAGAACAGGTAGCCGCCATGCTGCAAAGCCTGCTAAAATTTAAAGAAACCCCCGATTTTCTGGATGCTACCGATGGTTTGGCTGTAGCTGTTTGTCATTCATTTCAGCGGATCCCTACGGGTTCGGGTTCCGGAAACCAAGGCTCTAAAAAATCATATTCAGGTTGGGATACTTTTGTGAAGGATAATGCTAAGCGGATTGTGAAGTGAGACCATCTGATTTTTCCACCTTATTATTCCAAATAAAAAGCAGAAGACTTAAGAAGTTTTGAAAACTTCGTAAGTCTGAATTATAACGAACATTTGTCATGCTGAGTGTTTAAACCCGTGGACTCTGAAGGTGACAAAAGACGGCCTGTCAGTCTGAGCCTGTCGAAGACTCGCGCGCAGAGGCCTGCCCACTATGCTTCGACGGGCTCAGCATGACCCATTTTTTATTTTTGTCATGGGTAACTTGTTTCAGCACCCCACTCGCTAAGCAGCCATGCTAAGCAAAGCGACTACCTGTCCTGTGGGATGCCGAAATAAATTCGGCATGACGATGGAGCATGTTATTTCTCCTTCAGAGACCCGTATTTTAACTCCTACCCATGACGCAGTGGAGACGCGCCTTTACGGCTTCACCACACTCTTCACATACTTATCCACACGTCCATCTTTAATCACCCCTTTCCAGTTTAGGCCGAAACCAAAATCATACTTATTGCCCTGCTCGTCAACATAGCATTTCATATCGTGCGGCACATCCTCAAACTGGGCTTCAACGGCTTTCATATCAACCGGCATTTGTAACGGTAACAACGCGGATGGCTCAGCTTTACCGGTCATGATATCAAGCGAAGCCTGGCCCTGCACACCAAAATCAACAATGATGGCATTGGCATCCTTTTCAAATTCAGCAAAAACCATCGGGTTACTCATATTAACCGATACAATAACCGGTTTGCCTTTCATTTTGGCGTAAGCATCGGTAACCATAGCCAAATCGGTAACATTAATAGCAGTGCTTGATTTACCCTTGTAAGTACGGTTGGTAAACTTTTCCAGTGGATCGCCACCTGCTATACTGGTTGCGCGGGCATCGGTAGCAGTATAGGCACCGTATTGCAGGTTAACCGGTACATATCCTGTTCCGCCATTTTTGGCATCGGCACTGTTATAACCGCCGCCGCTGTTGGGGCTGGCAATAAACACCAATGCATAGTCGGCTTCATCGGGGTTATCAGTCAGTTTAAAATACTTTTTAACAGTTTCCATATTTACAGGATATTCGAATTTTTCAGGTGTCTCCATTCCTAAAAAATTCCTGCCTGCCGGCGTGAATTTTTTAGGAACATACACCGTTTTGCCGCTTTGTAAAGGCAAAATGTTAGCCTTGTTTTTCAACATCACTATCGATTTAAGCTGGGCCTGGTAACCGGCATCCATAAACTCGGGCTTACCAACAACTTGTTTGGAAACTTCAGATTCCAGGTAAGGGTTTTCGAACAACCCTGTCCTGAAAATATTGCGCAATAACCTCACTGCCGATTGCTCAAACCTTGCCCGCATAAATGCTTCGCCATGTTCTTTTATACCAATCTGGTAAGCTTCAACAACCGGGGCAACCTCATTATTACCACCAAACTGATCAACACCCGCCATCAGCACCTTGTAATGGCGTTGAGCAATGGAAAGGCCCTCCACGCCCCATGATTTGCCCGAAAGGAAGGAATCAACCGTAGTTTCATCGCCGGTAACCAGCCAATCGGTACAAACCACGCCATCATATTTGTATTTTTTGCGGAGCAGGTCGTTAATAATATAGGAGTTATAATTGTTGGCCACGTTTTCGTGGTTTTTGATATCCTGGTTGTATGAGATGGTATAATAAGGCATCACGGCCGCAGCCATGCCTGTTTTACCTTGCAGCTTAAATGCGCCCTCAGTAAAAGGGATCAAATGCTGCTTAAAATTGTTGCCCGGATAAACCGCATATTTACCATAAGCGTAGTGCGCATCCCTGCCACCCTCTCCTGCTCCACCACCGGGCCAGTGTTTAACCATAGCGTTTACGCTGTTATAACCCCAGCCATTTTTAATTTCCTTTTCGGCAGCCGAAGTCTGGAAGCCATCGATATATGCACGGGCCATATCAGCAGCTAATTGAGGGTCTTCGCCAAAAGTACCGCTCACGCGCGCCCATCGCGGATCGGTAGCGATATCTACCTGCGGTGAAAGTGCCGTTGAAATACCCAAAGCCCGATACTCCTGCGCAGCTATATGCCCAAAGTTTTTCACCACTTCAGGATCAAAGGTAGCAGCCAATCCAAGCGAACCCGGCCACATGGAAATAGCCCCTCCTGCCCCGGCATTGTATTCGGCTGTTGCCACGGTGCCATGGCGGGGATCGGAACTGTTATTGTTGGGAATGCCCAAACCCAGGCCTTCTACAAAAGCCTGCGCGTTATTATTCCATTGCGCGGCTATTTCCGGGCTTTGTACCGAGGTTACCAGCACATGCCTTACGTTGTCCTTTGCTAAAAATTGTTTTTGCTGATCGGAAAGATCAGACGCTTTGGCACCGCTTTCAGCAAAAACTTTATTGTTATAAGTACCGGCGAATGGCCCGCCCGCTGCCGCCGGGATTGGTTGATGACGGCTGTACAACATCAATCCCGCTATTTGCTCAACATTCATTTTTGAGGCGAGGTCTTTAGCGCGTTCATCCACAGGCAAGCGCCAGTCTTCATACTTATCCAGCTTGCCGTTCTTGTTCAGATCTTTAAAAGCAAAGCCATCGACGGTTAATATTTTTACGCCTGATGTAGTGGAATAGCCCAGGTTTTGTCCGCCGGTATTCGTTACAAAAGCAACATCACCAGCTTTTCTTTCAGCCCACTTATTTTGTGCTATTGCAGCCGTAGCGGGCAGCAGGGCCAGCAGGGTTATCAGTTTAATTGGTTTGGCCATGATCATTCATGATTCGGGTTAAAGAAAAAAGCCCCTGCAAAAAATATTGCAGAGGCCGGGTTGGTTTTACTTTAGTTTTAGTTCTTTTATAGTTTGTTCGGGCAGCAGTGCCTTATTTACCTTTTCAACAGTGATATCTTTGGCCAGGCTAAAAGATGCCGTTTCCTCTATTTTGCGCGATGATGAACCTATTTTCACTTTATAGTCCCCTTCATCAGCTATCCAGGCCTGCCTGTCGGTATAAAATGAAGCCAGATCAGCTGCTTTAATCGCAAACGTTAGTGTTTGAGATTGGCCCGGTGCCAGCAGTTTGGTTTTGCCAAAAGCCTTCAGTTCATCTTCCGGTTTATCCAAATCTTTTTTAGGAGCAGCGAGATATAGTTGCACCACCTCTTTACCGGCAACATCACCGGTATTTTTAACAGTAACCGAGGCAGTGATCATGTTTTTGAAAACCTTTGAGCTTAGTTTCAGATCGCTGAATTTAAAGTTGGTGTATGACAAGCCATAGCCAAACTCATAGGCCGGGCTAAC from Mucilaginibacter sp. SJ includes:
- a CDS encoding glycoside hydrolase family 3 protein — its product is MIMAKPIKLITLLALLPATAAIAQNKWAERKAGDVAFVTNTGGQNLGYSTTSGVKILTVDGFAFKDLNKNGKLDKYEDWRLPVDERAKDLASKMNVEQIAGLMLYSRHQPIPAAAGGPFAGTYNNKVFAESGAKASDLSDQQKQFLAKDNVRHVLVTSVQSPEIAAQWNNNAQAFVEGLGLGIPNNNSSDPRHGTVATAEYNAGAGGAISMWPGSLGLAATFDPEVVKNFGHIAAQEYRALGISTALSPQVDIATDPRWARVSGTFGEDPQLAADMARAYIDGFQTSAAEKEIKNGWGYNSVNAMVKHWPGGGAGEGGRDAHYAYGKYAVYPGNNFKQHLIPFTEGAFKLQGKTGMAAAVMPYYTISYNQDIKNHENVANNYNSYIINDLLRKKYKYDGVVCTDWLVTGDETTVDSFLSGKSWGVEGLSIAQRHYKVLMAGVDQFGGNNEVAPVVEAYQIGIKEHGEAFMRARFEQSAVRLLRNIFRTGLFENPYLESEVSKQVVGKPEFMDAGYQAQLKSIVMLKNKANILPLQSGKTVYVPKKFTPAGRNFLGMETPEKFEYPVNMETVKKYFKLTDNPDEADYALVFIASPNSGGGYNSADAKNGGTGYVPVNLQYGAYTATDARATSIAGGDPLEKFTNRTYKGKSSTAINVTDLAMVTDAYAKMKGKPVIVSVNMSNPMVFAEFEKDANAIIVDFGVQGQASLDIMTGKAEPSALLPLQMPVDMKAVEAQFEDVPHDMKCYVDEQGNKYDFGFGLNWKGVIKDGRVDKYVKSVVKP